A DNA window from Microcystis aeruginosa NIES-843 contains the following coding sequences:
- a CDS encoding RNA-guided endonuclease InsQ/TnpB family protein, whose product MIHILDVCKSVYNYALSERKDWLNSRKCLADRCSLVSEYIIPADEPYPNYFVQAKNLTEAKKVYPILKTVNAQVLQQVLKTVDKAFDQIKSKGFGFPRFKKKMRSLVFPALSKNFLGDGCLNFPQLGKIRIRKSREYPSGFEPKQARIIRKASGFYVSVSFQSTELVPDMTVGKTCLGIDAGIESFVATSRGDLIKAPRFLLKVQSKLKLLQRRLKRKTKGSSNWLKLQEKISRLHEKVSNTRRDWHFKLSHYLCDLADNIFVEDINFVSWSRGIVRKQSLDSGIGSFINEILPFVAWKRGKYYLKVDKNGTSQECPNCGAITGKKALSERVHRCDSCGHIEPRDTASAKVIENRGKNAVGLTVLENARGGDLTGIDRVKPGRSS is encoded by the coding sequence ATAATCCACATTCTTGATGTTTGCAAAAGCGTTTATAATTACGCGCTCTCGGAACGGAAAGATTGGTTAAACTCTCGAAAGTGTCTTGCGGATCGTTGTTCGTTAGTTTCCGAGTACATAATTCCTGCGGATGAACCCTATCCAAATTACTTCGTTCAAGCTAAAAATCTAACGGAAGCTAAAAAAGTTTACCCGATATTAAAGACGGTTAACGCTCAAGTTTTACAGCAAGTCTTAAAAACTGTAGATAAAGCTTTTGACCAGATAAAATCGAAAGGCTTCGGCTTTCCTAGATTTAAGAAAAAGATGCGGAGTTTGGTTTTTCCTGCGCTGTCAAAAAACTTTCTAGGGGATGGATGTTTGAATTTTCCACAATTGGGAAAAATTCGGATTAGGAAATCTAGGGAGTACCCGTCTGGGTTTGAGCCTAAACAAGCTCGAATTATCCGCAAAGCGTCGGGATTTTACGTTTCGGTTTCCTTCCAATCTACGGAATTAGTTCCCGATATGACAGTTGGGAAGACCTGTTTAGGAATCGACGCGGGGATTGAAAGTTTTGTCGCTACTTCACGGGGAGATTTAATCAAAGCCCCTCGATTTTTGTTGAAAGTACAGAGTAAGCTTAAATTGCTACAAAGACGCTTGAAACGGAAAACTAAAGGCTCTAGCAATTGGTTAAAACTCCAAGAGAAGATATCGAGATTACACGAAAAAGTGTCTAATACTCGTAGAGATTGGCACTTTAAATTAAGTCATTACCTTTGCGATCTCGCTGATAATATTTTCGTTGAAGATATTAACTTCGTTTCGTGGTCTAGAGGGATCGTTAGAAAACAATCTCTAGATTCGGGTATCGGTAGTTTTATTAACGAGATATTACCGTTTGTCGCTTGGAAACGGGGAAAATATTATCTTAAGGTCGATAAAAACGGAACTTCGCAAGAGTGTCCGAATTGTGGCGCGATTACTGGCAAAAAAGCGTTATCGGAAAGAGTTCACCGGTGTGATTCTTGCGGTCACATCGAACCAAGAGATACGGCATCAGCAAAGGTAATTGAGAACCGAGGAAAAAACGCGGTCGGGCTGACCGTGTTGGAAAACGCTCGCGGAGGCGATTTGACGGGGATCGACCGGGTTAAACCAGGTCGATCTAGTTAA